Proteins from a genomic interval of Aquabacterium sp. J223:
- a CDS encoding UdgX family uracil-DNA binding protein (This protein belongs to the uracil DNA glycosylase superfamily, members of which act in excision repair of DNA. However, it belongs more specifically to UdgX branch, whose founding member was found to bind uracil in DNA (where it does not belong), without cleaving it, appears to promote DNA repair by a pathway involving RecA, rather than base excision.) has translation MDAVDDETRWHALAEQARGCRDCPIGLLGTRMVWGEGPLRPALMLVGEQPGDQEDHQGRPFVGPAGRLLDRALAQLQWPRERLYVTNAVKHFKFEWRGQRRLHKTPAQREAAICAQWLQGELDTVRPGAIVALGATAARALLGPQATVSGLRGRWTTRPADGLPVLVTLHPSALLRLHAGEREPAYVRWLDDLKLASDRLVAGGRPDTGAALKLTNEKGGGP, from the coding sequence ATGGACGCGGTGGACGACGAGACGCGCTGGCACGCGCTGGCCGAGCAGGCCCGAGGCTGCCGCGACTGCCCGATCGGCCTGCTCGGCACCCGCATGGTCTGGGGCGAAGGGCCGCTGCGGCCGGCGCTGATGCTGGTCGGGGAACAGCCCGGCGACCAGGAGGACCACCAGGGCCGGCCCTTCGTCGGCCCCGCCGGCCGGCTGCTGGACCGGGCGCTGGCGCAGCTGCAGTGGCCACGCGAGCGGCTCTACGTCACCAACGCGGTCAAGCACTTCAAGTTCGAGTGGCGCGGACAGCGCCGGCTGCACAAGACGCCGGCACAACGCGAGGCGGCGATCTGCGCGCAGTGGCTGCAGGGCGAACTCGACACGGTGCGCCCGGGTGCCATCGTCGCGCTCGGCGCCACCGCCGCCCGGGCGCTGCTCGGCCCGCAGGCCACCGTGTCGGGCCTGCGCGGACGCTGGACGACCCGCCCCGCCGACGGCCTGCCGGTGCTGGTGACGCTGCACCCCTCGGCCCTGTTGCGCTTGCACGCGGGCGAGCGGGAACCGGCCTATGTCCGGTGGCTGGACGACCTGAAGCTGGCCAGCGACCGGCTCGTCGCCGGCGGCCGACCGGACACCGGCGCCGCCCTCAAGCTCACGAACGAAAAAGGCGGCGGTCCCTGA
- a CDS encoding phosphatase PAP2 family protein, whose translation MTPITPTHDVPSSASRLPRAWKRWLLLALLVAGLLRLGVGLGSDGLQALDERLMLALRSPHAEADLRGPWWLPGMVRDVSALGSTVVLTLVTVGALGQLLLMGRRAAALRVLLAVLGGLVISHGLKGLIERPRPRLVPHLDAVVNASFPSGHALMSAVVYLTLGVLLAAQATRRRERAYVLGLALLMTVAVGSSRVYLGVHWPSDVLGGWALGLAWALLCARWLPVRTAGDAP comes from the coding sequence ATGACGCCCATCACGCCCACCCACGACGTTCCCTCCTCCGCCAGCCGGCTGCCCCGGGCCTGGAAGCGCTGGCTGCTCCTGGCCCTGCTGGTGGCCGGCCTGCTGCGCCTGGGCGTCGGCCTGGGCAGCGACGGCCTGCAGGCGCTGGACGAGCGGCTGATGCTGGCGCTGCGCTCACCCCATGCCGAGGCCGACCTGCGGGGGCCGTGGTGGTTGCCCGGCATGGTGCGCGACGTCTCGGCCCTGGGCAGCACCGTGGTGCTGACGCTGGTGACCGTCGGCGCGCTCGGGCAATTGCTGCTGATGGGGAGGCGGGCGGCGGCGCTGCGCGTGCTGCTGGCGGTGCTCGGCGGCCTGGTGATCAGCCACGGTCTGAAGGGGCTGATCGAACGGCCGCGGCCGCGGCTGGTGCCGCACCTGGACGCGGTGGTCAACGCCAGCTTCCCCAGCGGCCATGCGCTGATGTCGGCGGTGGTCTACCTCACCCTCGGCGTGCTGCTGGCCGCGCAGGCGACGCGGCGCCGCGAACGCGCCTACGTGCTCGGCCTGGCGCTGCTGATGACGGTGGCCGTGGGCAGCAGCCGGGTCTACCTGGGCGTTCACTGGCCCAGCGACGTGCTCGGCGGCTGGGCGCTGGGGCTGGCCTGGGCGCTGCTGTGCGCGCGCTGGCTGCCGGTGCGCACCGCCGGCGACGCGCCCTGA
- a CDS encoding UdgX family uracil-DNA binding protein (This protein belongs to the uracil DNA glycosylase superfamily, members of which act in excision repair of DNA. However, it belongs more specifically to UdgX branch, whose founding member was found to bind uracil in DNA (where it does not belong), without cleaving it, appears to promote DNA repair by a pathway involving RecA, rather than base excision.) yields the protein MAAGPRVIRLGGPADAAGWGRASRALLRDQVPPQDLRWAVEGEAEAGLFDDGAAAAEPSPLDGPTAAVAVPPRFLDLAPHALLHADPRRHALLYRLAWRLQREPGLRHDPLDADWVAAEALAKAVRRDLHKMRAFLRFHEQPGDGPGEPSRFVAWFEPQHHIVEANAPFFARRFASMRWAILTPLRSVAWDGERLAFGAGARREDAPAEDAQHALWRTYYASIFNPARLKLQAMQREMPRRYWPLLPEARLIAPLAAEATRRMQTMIDQPPTVTRRRLPAMAATAPAAPVAGLDALRRQAAGCTACPLGARATQTVFSEGSADALAVLVGEQPGDQEDLQGRPFVGPAGRLLDRVLAELGLPRERLYLTNAVKHFGHELRGQRRIHKTPGQRELLACQGWLQQELAALPADRPLVALGGTAARALLGRPVAVLRERGQWLTRTDGRRVLVTLHPAALLRLPAGEQAAAFEQWLDDLRSLPAQVGQGASPAVRTGSQRAHSSAQASPSAQPPSTSLGQ from the coding sequence ATGGCGGCCGGGCCCCGCGTCATCCGACTCGGCGGACCGGCCGACGCCGCCGGCTGGGGGCGCGCCAGCCGCGCGCTGCTGCGCGACCAGGTGCCGCCGCAGGACCTGCGCTGGGCGGTCGAGGGCGAGGCCGAGGCCGGGCTCTTCGACGACGGAGCGGCGGCGGCCGAGCCATCGCCCCTCGACGGCCCGACGGCCGCCGTCGCCGTGCCGCCGCGCTTCCTCGACCTGGCGCCGCACGCCCTGCTGCACGCCGACCCGCGGCGCCACGCCCTGCTCTACCGCCTGGCCTGGCGCCTGCAGCGCGAGCCCGGCCTGCGCCACGACCCGCTGGACGCCGACTGGGTCGCCGCCGAAGCGCTGGCCAAGGCCGTGCGCCGGGACCTCCACAAGATGCGCGCCTTCCTGCGCTTCCATGAACAACCCGGCGACGGGCCGGGCGAGCCGTCCCGCTTCGTGGCCTGGTTCGAGCCGCAGCACCACATCGTCGAGGCCAACGCGCCCTTCTTCGCGCGGCGCTTCGCGTCGATGCGCTGGGCCATCCTCACGCCGCTGCGCAGCGTCGCCTGGGACGGCGAGCGCCTGGCCTTCGGCGCCGGTGCACGGCGGGAGGACGCGCCGGCCGAGGACGCGCAGCACGCCCTGTGGCGCACCTACTACGCCAGCATCTTCAACCCCGCCCGGCTGAAGCTGCAGGCGATGCAACGCGAGATGCCGCGCCGCTACTGGCCGCTGCTGCCCGAGGCCCGGCTGATCGCACCGCTGGCCGCCGAGGCCACGCGCCGCATGCAGACGATGATCGACCAGCCGCCCACCGTCACCCGCCGCCGGCTGCCCGCGATGGCGGCGACCGCCCCGGCCGCGCCGGTGGCGGGTCTGGACGCGCTGCGCCGCCAGGCCGCCGGCTGCACCGCCTGCCCGCTGGGCGCGCGGGCGACGCAGACGGTGTTCAGCGAGGGCAGCGCCGACGCGCTGGCGGTGCTGGTCGGCGAGCAGCCCGGCGACCAGGAGGACCTGCAGGGCCGCCCGTTCGTCGGCCCCGCCGGCCGGCTGCTCGACCGGGTGCTGGCCGAGCTGGGCCTGCCGCGCGAGCGGCTGTACCTCACCAACGCGGTCAAGCACTTCGGTCATGAGCTGCGCGGCCAGCGGCGCATCCACAAGACGCCCGGCCAGCGCGAGCTGCTGGCCTGCCAGGGCTGGCTGCAGCAGGAACTGGCCGCCCTGCCGGCCGACCGGCCGCTGGTGGCCCTGGGCGGCACGGCGGCGAGGGCGCTGCTGGGCCGGCCGGTGGCGGTGCTGCGCGAGCGCGGGCAGTGGCTCACGCGCACCGACGGCCGCCGCGTGCTGGTCACCCTGCACCCGGCGGCGCTGCTGCGGCTGCCCGCCGGGGAGCAGGCCGCGGCCTTCGAGCAGTGGCTCGACGACCTGCGCTCGCTGCCGGCACAGGTCGGTCAGGGCGCGTCGCCGGCGGTGCGCACCGGCAGCCAGCGCGCGCACAGCAGCGCCCAGGCCAGCCCCAGCGCCCAGCCGCCGAGCACGTCGCTGGGCCAGTGA
- a CDS encoding SPOR domain-containing protein has product MAQAPRPVPAIPAGGAPAASAAARGRPAPHGGVARPGPVGRDGRRRAAGGAVGARRRRVARRSRADRASHLAARPAPGHATGGAGSAGFWLQLGAFRDADAARGLLERLAAELSDALPRLTLVSDERLHRVQAGPYRSRSEAQGAADRLRARLAAPALVIRRR; this is encoded by the coding sequence TTGGCACAGGCGCCGCGGCCTGTCCCAGCCATCCCCGCGGGCGGGGCGCCCGCGGCGTCAGCGGCGGCGCGCGGCCGGCCGGCCCCCCACGGCGGCGTCGCCCGCCCCGGCCCCGTCGGCCGAGATGGCCGCCGCCGCGCAGCCGGTGGGGCCGTCGGAGCTCGCCGTCGCCGCGTTGCCCGGCGCAGCCGAGCCGACCGAGCTTCGCACCTCGCCGCCCGCCCCGCCCCCGGCCACGCCACCGGAGGGGCTGGCAGCGCCGGCTTCTGGCTGCAGCTGGGCGCGTTCCGCGACGCCGACGCGGCGCGCGGGCTGCTGGAGCGGCTGGCCGCCGAGTTATCCGACGCGCTGCCGCGGCTGACCCTGGTCAGCGACGAGCGCCTGCACCGGGTGCAGGCCGGGCCTTACCGCAGCCGCAGCGAGGCGCAGGGTGCGGCAGACCGGTTGCGGGCGCGGCTGGCGGCGCCCGCCCTGGTGATCCGACGCCGCTGA
- a CDS encoding phosphatase PAP2 family protein: protein MDALLRADFWHTLTRLGEAQILLPAFGAFSAWTAARLKAVRSAVAALLAVGAAGSLTLATKVAFFGYGIGWPALDFTGLSGHAMFSAAVLPLLLARCVGPQGRPLAVATGVALAALIGVSRLAVNAHSMSEVLSGLAVGGGAAAVALHWQNREPASARVPRLLLAGLLAWMAITPAAAPPSPTHGWVVRLSLAVSGRDVPYSREQMHRDAAARAAAVDAP from the coding sequence ATGGACGCCCTGCTGCGTGCCGATTTCTGGCACACCCTCACCCGCCTCGGCGAAGCGCAGATCCTGCTGCCCGCCTTCGGCGCCTTCAGCGCCTGGACCGCGGCGCGGCTCAAGGCGGTGCGCAGCGCGGTGGCCGCGCTGCTGGCGGTGGGCGCCGCCGGCTCGCTGACGCTGGCCACCAAGGTCGCCTTCTTCGGCTACGGCATCGGCTGGCCGGCGCTGGACTTCACCGGCCTCTCCGGCCACGCCATGTTTTCCGCCGCCGTGCTGCCGCTGCTGCTGGCCCGCTGCGTCGGCCCGCAGGGGCGGCCGTTGGCGGTGGCGACCGGCGTTGCGCTGGCGGCGCTGATCGGCGTCTCGCGACTGGCGGTCAACGCCCATTCGATGTCCGAGGTGCTGTCCGGCCTGGCCGTCGGCGGTGGTGCCGCCGCGGTGGCGCTGCACTGGCAGAACCGCGAACCGGCGTCGGCCCGCGTGCCACGGCTGCTGCTCGCCGGCCTGCTGGCCTGGATGGCGATCACGCCGGCCGCCGCGCCGCCATCGCCCACCCACGGCTGGGTGGTGCGGCTGTCGCTGGCGGTGTCGGGGCGAGACGTGCCCTACAGCCGCGAGCAGATGCACCGCGACGCCGCCGCGCGGGCGGCGGCGGTCGACGCCCCATGA
- a CDS encoding phosphatidylserine/phosphatidylglycerophosphate/cardiolipin synthase family protein, producing MPLDASVVHAFTGRVWRLAARVLPAGALLMSALAPLGGCASLPPPGPRTVSRALDDPPSTTLGRRVAAAQPAPGLSGFRLVPSGQDALAVLVSLADQAQRTLDLQYYLVHNEPSTRSLLQHVRAAADRGVRVRLLVDDLNTAGNDEAFRRLTEHPRIEVRLFNPLPAGRFSTITRVMASLREVDRINRRMHNKMFVADNALAFMGGRNLGDAYFLQSDSANFVDLDVVVAGPAVQALSRSFDRYWNSPLAYPVQVLVPQAKRPDDAAATVPPPVPPSDDARPSAPTAAPPVALDGSAPPLGAQAQAQSPVAADLAPGAPLRLQWASARLLADSPQKIEQAVDGAEPDAQMFDDVTALLQSARREVLIVSPYLVPGTRGMALFKSLRERGVRVRVLTSSLASTDAPVVHIGYSRYRAPMLDLGIELHELRNRLGPDRRLGSFGQSEARLHAKAVVVDGRHVLIGSMNLDPRSMDLNSEIGLLLNSPPLAAELTRLVDGVLAGSSLQVRRDDQGRLRWEGRIDGGPVVLHREPDAALLRRLTVRLLAPFAPEEML from the coding sequence GTGCCCCTTGATGCCTCCGTCGTCCACGCCTTCACCGGCCGGGTCTGGCGCCTGGCGGCCCGGGTGCTGCCCGCCGGGGCGCTGCTGATGTCGGCCCTCGCGCCGCTGGGCGGTTGCGCCAGCCTGCCGCCCCCCGGACCGCGCACCGTCAGCCGCGCGCTCGACGACCCGCCCTCCACCACGCTCGGCCGCCGGGTGGCCGCGGCGCAGCCGGCCCCCGGGCTGTCGGGCTTCCGACTGGTGCCGTCCGGGCAGGACGCGCTGGCGGTGCTGGTCTCGCTGGCCGACCAGGCCCAGCGCACGCTGGACCTGCAGTACTACCTGGTCCACAACGAACCGAGCACGCGCAGCCTGCTGCAGCACGTGCGCGCCGCCGCCGACCGCGGCGTGCGGGTCCGGCTGCTGGTCGACGACCTCAACACCGCCGGCAACGACGAGGCCTTCCGCCGCCTCACCGAACACCCGCGGATCGAGGTGCGGCTGTTCAACCCGCTGCCCGCCGGCCGTTTCTCCACCATCACGCGGGTGATGGCATCGCTGCGCGAGGTCGACCGCATCAACCGGCGCATGCACAACAAGATGTTCGTCGCCGACAACGCGCTGGCCTTCATGGGCGGGCGCAACCTGGGCGACGCCTACTTCCTGCAGAGCGACAGCGCCAACTTCGTCGACCTCGACGTGGTGGTCGCCGGGCCGGCGGTGCAGGCGCTGTCGCGCTCGTTCGACCGCTACTGGAACTCGCCGCTGGCCTATCCGGTGCAGGTGCTGGTGCCGCAGGCCAAACGGCCCGACGACGCGGCCGCCACGGTGCCGCCGCCGGTGCCGCCGTCCGACGACGCCCGCCCTTCCGCCCCAACCGCCGCACCGCCGGTGGCGCTGGACGGCAGCGCCCCGCCGCTGGGCGCGCAGGCGCAGGCGCAGAGTCCGGTCGCCGCCGACCTGGCGCCCGGCGCCCCGCTGCGCCTGCAATGGGCCAGCGCCCGCCTGCTGGCCGACTCACCGCAGAAGATCGAACAGGCGGTGGACGGGGCGGAGCCCGACGCGCAGATGTTCGACGACGTCACCGCGCTGCTGCAGTCGGCGCGGCGTGAGGTGCTGATCGTTAGCCCCTACCTCGTGCCGGGGACCCGCGGCATGGCGCTGTTCAAGTCGCTGCGCGAGCGTGGCGTGCGCGTGCGCGTGCTCACCAGTTCGCTGGCCTCCACCGACGCGCCGGTGGTGCACATCGGCTACAGCCGCTACCGGGCGCCGATGCTCGACCTCGGCATCGAGCTGCACGAACTGCGCAACCGCCTCGGCCCCGACCGTCGCCTCGGCAGCTTCGGGCAGTCGGAGGCGCGGCTGCACGCCAAGGCGGTGGTGGTGGACGGCCGCCATGTGCTCATCGGCTCGATGAACCTCGACCCGCGGTCGATGGACCTCAACAGCGAGATCGGGCTGCTGCTCAACAGCCCGCCGCTGGCGGCGGAGCTCACCCGGCTGGTCGACGGCGTGCTGGCCGGCAGCAGCCTGCAGGTGCGGCGCGACGACCAGGGCCGGCTGCGCTGGGAAGGCCGCATCGACGGCGGACCGGTGGTGCTCCACCGCGAGCCCGACGCCGCGCTGCTGCGGCGCCTGACGGTGAGGCTGCTCGCACCGTTCGCGCCGGAAGAAATGCTCTGA
- a CDS encoding pirin family protein — protein sequence MSLDTPTALVHRPRAVERLVAGQPTSDGAGVKLTRVLTQPLQRRLDPFLMLDAFGSDRADDYIAGFPDHPHRGFETVTYMLEGRMRHRDSAGHEGLLGNGGVQWMTAGRGVIHSELPEQEEGRMEGFQLWLNLPAKDKLRDPWYRDIPSTDIPEWRGDGVTARVIAGHSHGVAGAVQRSDTEPLYLDLHLDAGATFEQALPAGHNAFVYVYRGAVEVEGTAVPVQRMALLANDPASDGVRLKAGDAPARALLIAGRPLNEPIAQYGPFVMNTQEQIFEALRDFRDGRLA from the coding sequence ATGAGCCTCGACACCCCGACCGCCCTGGTCCACCGGCCCCGCGCCGTCGAACGCCTGGTCGCCGGCCAGCCGACCAGCGACGGCGCGGGCGTCAAGCTCACCCGCGTGCTGACGCAGCCGCTGCAGCGCCGGCTGGACCCCTTCCTGATGCTCGACGCCTTCGGCAGCGACCGCGCCGACGACTACATCGCCGGCTTCCCCGACCACCCGCACCGCGGGTTCGAGACCGTGACCTACATGCTCGAAGGCCGCATGCGCCACCGGGATTCGGCCGGCCATGAAGGCCTGCTCGGCAATGGCGGCGTGCAGTGGATGACCGCCGGCCGCGGCGTGATCCACAGCGAACTGCCCGAGCAGGAGGAAGGCCGCATGGAGGGCTTCCAGCTCTGGCTCAACCTGCCCGCCAAGGACAAGCTGCGCGACCCCTGGTACCGCGACATCCCCAGCACGGACATTCCCGAGTGGCGCGGGGACGGCGTCACCGCCCGGGTGATCGCCGGCCACAGCCATGGCGTGGCCGGTGCGGTGCAGCGGTCCGACACCGAGCCGCTGTACCTCGACCTGCACCTCGACGCCGGCGCCACCTTCGAGCAGGCGCTGCCGGCGGGCCACAACGCCTTCGTCTACGTCTACCGTGGTGCCGTCGAGGTCGAGGGCACCGCGGTGCCGGTGCAGCGCATGGCGCTGCTGGCCAACGACCCGGCCAGCGACGGCGTGCGGCTGAAGGCGGGCGATGCGCCGGCCCGGGCCCTGCTCATCGCCGGCCGGCCGCTCAACGAGCCGATCGCGCAGTACGGCCCCTTCGTGATGAACACGCAGGAGCAGATCTTCGAGGCGCTGCGCGACTTCCGGGACGGCCGGCTGGCTTGA
- a CDS encoding FMN-dependent NADH-azoreductase produces the protein MNILQVNSSARSLHNGQGSHSSRLAGELVARLVAAAPSAAVTVRDLAAQPHPALDESALQALFTPEAQRTPEQAQRVALDDQLIAEIQAADVVVIGAPMYNFGVTSQLKHWIDAIARARVTFRYTEQGAEGLLTGKKVYVVLARGGLYRGTPADTQVPYLQSVLGFLGMTDIEFIYAEGLAMGPEAEARALADARGQIDAALA, from the coding sequence ATGAACATCCTGCAAGTCAATTCCAGCGCGCGCAGCCTGCACAACGGCCAGGGCTCGCATTCGAGCCGGCTGGCCGGCGAACTGGTCGCCCGGCTGGTGGCCGCCGCCCCCTCGGCCGCCGTGACGGTGCGCGACCTCGCGGCGCAGCCGCACCCCGCACTCGACGAGTCCGCGCTGCAGGCGCTGTTCACGCCCGAAGCGCAGCGCACCCCCGAGCAGGCACAGCGCGTGGCGCTGGACGACCAACTGATCGCCGAGATCCAGGCCGCCGACGTCGTGGTCATCGGCGCGCCGATGTACAACTTCGGCGTGACCAGCCAGCTCAAGCATTGGATCGACGCCATCGCGCGCGCCCGCGTCACCTTCCGCTACACCGAGCAAGGCGCCGAAGGCCTGCTCACCGGCAAGAAGGTCTACGTCGTGCTGGCGCGCGGCGGGCTGTACCGCGGCACCCCGGCGGACACCCAGGTGCCCTACCTGCAGTCGGTGCTCGGCTTCCTCGGCATGACCGACATCGAGTTCATCTATGCCGAGGGCCTGGCCATGGGCCCCGAGGCCGAAGCGCGCGCGCTGGCCGATGCCCGAGGCCAGATCGACGCGGCGCTGGCCTGA
- a CDS encoding LysR family transcriptional regulator, protein MTGQSNAEPVAGIDANDLLLFARVIELGSFSRAAERLGCPKSTVSRRIAELERRLGERLLQRTTRKLTITDFGLGVLDHARQVAQEVDAAMALAQHRQARPSGRLRVSMPGDFASVALPDLLARFVQAHPAVQLELDLSPRQVDLIGEGYDIAIRMGELPADSQLAARRLALFSMSLYAAPDFLARHGEPQEPEVLTSLHGLMVSNRAGEARPWQLFRPGADGLQEWQGLPEQRTLANSPDVLMRLALRGSGVVAVPDYFAEALVARGDLVRLLPDWSLAPAACSAVFPGRRLMPAKTRAFIDLLAEELRTAPEVEARCAEVERQRRAAALVPAD, encoded by the coding sequence ATGACGGGACAATCCAATGCCGAACCGGTGGCTGGGATCGACGCCAACGACCTGCTGCTCTTTGCCCGGGTGATCGAACTGGGCAGCTTCAGCCGGGCGGCCGAGCGCCTGGGCTGCCCGAAGTCCACCGTGTCGCGGCGCATCGCCGAACTGGAACGTCGGTTGGGCGAGCGGCTGCTGCAGCGGACCACGCGCAAGCTGACCATCACCGATTTCGGGCTCGGCGTGCTCGACCACGCGCGCCAAGTGGCGCAGGAAGTTGACGCGGCGATGGCGCTGGCGCAGCACCGCCAGGCGCGGCCCAGCGGCCGGCTGCGGGTGTCGATGCCGGGCGACTTCGCGAGCGTGGCGCTGCCGGACCTGCTCGCCCGCTTCGTGCAGGCGCACCCGGCGGTGCAACTGGAGCTGGACCTGTCGCCGCGACAGGTCGACCTGATCGGCGAGGGCTACGACATCGCCATCCGCATGGGGGAGCTGCCCGCCGATTCGCAGCTCGCGGCCCGCCGGCTGGCGCTGTTCAGCATGAGCCTGTACGCCGCGCCGGACTTCCTGGCGCGCCACGGCGAACCACAGGAGCCGGAGGTCCTGACCTCGCTGCACGGCCTGATGGTGAGCAACCGGGCCGGTGAGGCCCGGCCCTGGCAGCTGTTCCGCCCGGGGGCGGACGGGCTGCAGGAATGGCAGGGCCTGCCGGAGCAGCGCACCCTGGCCAATTCGCCCGACGTGCTGATGCGGCTGGCGCTGCGGGGCAGCGGCGTGGTGGCGGTGCCCGACTACTTCGCGGAGGCGCTGGTGGCCCGCGGGGACCTGGTGCGGCTGCTGCCGGACTGGTCGCTGGCGCCGGCGGCCTGCTCGGCCGTCTTCCCGGGTCGGCGCCTGATGCCGGCCAAGACCCGGGCGTTCATCGACCTGCTGGCCGAAGAGCTGCGCACCGCGCCGGAGGTGGAAGCGCGCTGCGCCGAGGTCGAGCGCCAGCGCCGTGCGGCCGCGCTGGTGCCGGCCGACTGA
- the gstA gene encoding glutathione transferase GstA, giving the protein MKLYHAPGACSLSPHIVLREAGLPFDLKLVAMKTKTLADGTDYTTINPKGYVPLLELDGGERLTEGPAIVQWIADQVPDKQLAPPPGTLARYRLMEWLNFITAELHKGFSPLFNPAVPAEVKAVFQAKLLERLAWVDGELAGQRFLLGDTFTVADAYLFVVAGWTRPTKIDVSHLAHLGGFMTRVAERPAVQAALKAEGLLPH; this is encoded by the coding sequence ATGAAGCTCTACCACGCCCCCGGCGCCTGTTCGCTGTCGCCGCACATCGTGCTGCGCGAGGCGGGCCTGCCGTTCGACCTCAAGCTCGTCGCCATGAAGACCAAGACGCTGGCCGACGGCACCGACTACACCACCATCAATCCGAAGGGCTATGTGCCCCTGCTGGAGCTGGACGGCGGCGAACGCCTGACCGAAGGCCCGGCCATCGTGCAGTGGATCGCCGACCAGGTGCCCGACAAGCAGCTCGCCCCGCCGCCCGGCACCCTGGCCCGCTACCGTCTGATGGAGTGGCTGAACTTCATCACCGCCGAACTGCACAAGGGCTTCTCCCCGCTGTTCAATCCCGCCGTGCCGGCGGAGGTGAAGGCGGTGTTCCAGGCGAAGCTGCTCGAGCGGCTGGCCTGGGTCGACGGCGAACTGGCCGGACAGCGTTTCCTCCTGGGCGACACGTTCACCGTGGCGGACGCCTACCTCTTCGTCGTCGCCGGCTGGACACGACCGACGAAGATCGACGTCTCGCACCTGGCGCACCTGGGCGGCTTCATGACGCGCGTCGCCGAGCGGCCGGCGGTGCAGGCCGCCCTGAAGGCCGAGGGCCTGCTGCCCCACTGA
- a CDS encoding YkgJ family cysteine cluster protein, protein MSHPCRPRCAACCTAPSISSPIPGMPHGKPAGVRCVQLDGDDRCALFGRPERPAVCASLAPSAEMCGADRTHALHWLARLELATAP, encoded by the coding sequence ATGTCCCACCCCTGCCGCCCCCGCTGCGCCGCCTGCTGCACCGCGCCCTCGATCAGCAGCCCGATCCCCGGCATGCCCCATGGCAAGCCGGCCGGCGTGCGCTGCGTGCAGCTCGACGGCGACGACCGCTGTGCGCTGTTCGGCCGCCCGGAACGGCCGGCGGTGTGCGCCTCGCTGGCGCCGTCGGCCGAGATGTGCGGAGCGGACCGCACGCACGCCCTGCACTGGCTGGCCCGGCTGGAGCTCGCCACCGCGCCATGA